Proteins encoded within one genomic window of Thalassophryne amazonica chromosome 23, fThaAma1.1, whole genome shotgun sequence:
- the LOC117505192 gene encoding E3 ubiquitin-protein ligase TRIM39-like yields MASGVLLSDVQFHCYICQNVFSEPVSIPCGHSFCSACIASHWDSGLAINCPKCQRPFERRPELCENSFAKEMAEQIQARKQNAAKSGSVYCDVCVGKSAEAVKSCLMCLTSYCESHLEPHTRVATLKTHKLTDPVTSLESRMCKMHQRLLELFCRSDQRCVCVLCTESDHRCHDTVAVERESEQKKAQMKRMQSEVKQMIQERLQKVGQIKCCVELSKESSKRDINQSRKVFSTLIRLMERSQAELVEMIQRQQKAAEQRAEKIIAELQLEVTELERRKSEMEKLCHTDDHLCILQRFPSLSSPPPTAAHADVHSLTCVGTIRRAVANTEQELQSVLKQLSFQEHEKMQNYAVDIHLDPRTANPWLVLSEDLQQVSDGEVEQKLLDLVERFDTAPCVLATTGFTTGRHYWEVDVGEKTAWDLGVARESVNRKGLVTLCPEEGYWAICLRSGHEYRACASQAELLCLSERPQIIGIFLDYEDGTVSFYNAKTKSYIYSFTQFQFTDTMFPYFNPEMSDHGNNKSPLVIRPVNSIDGDMELDNVTI; encoded by the exons ATGGCTTCCGGCGTTCTCCTGTCAGATGTGCAGTTTCACTGTTATATATGTCAGAATGTGTTCTCCGAACCCGTCTCCATCCCCTGCGGTCACAGCTTCTGCTCGGCATGTATTGCGTCGCACTGGGATAGTGGTCTTGCAATCAACTGCCCCAAATGCCAGCGACCCTTCGAGAGGCGGCCGGAGCTTTGCGAGAACTCTTTCGCCAAGGAAATGGCGGAGCAGATCCAAGCAAGGAAGCAAAACGCAGCAAAATCTGGCAGCGTGTACTGCGACGTGTGTGTTGGAAAGAGCGCAGAAGCCGTGAAGTCCTGCCTCATGTGTTTGACATCTTACTGCGAGAGCCACCTGGAGCCTCACACCAGGGTGGCTACTTTGAAGACCCACAAGCTAACTGACCCTGTGACGTCATTGGAGAGCCGGATGTGTAAAATGCACCAAAGGCTGCTGGAGCTGTTCTGCAGGAGCGACCAGAGATGCGTATGTGTGCTGTGTACTGAAAGTGACCATCGCTGCCACGACACCGTCGCCGTAGAGAGGGAGAGCGAGCAGAAGAAG GCTCAGATGAAAAGGATGCAAAGTGAAGTTAAGCAGATGATCCAGGAGAGACTGCAGAAAGTGGGGCAGATTAAATGTTGTGTGGAGCTCAGCAAA GAATCCTCCAAGAGGGACATTAACCAGAGTAGGAAAGTCTTCTCCACACTGATTCGGCTCATGGAGAGAAGCCAAGCTGAGCTGGTTGAGATGATACAGAGGCAGCAGAAGGCAGCGGAGCAACGAGCAGAGAAGATCATTGCCGAGCTGCAGCTGGAAGTCACTGAGCTTGAAAGGAGAAAGAGCGAAATGGAGAAGCTTTGTCACACAGACGACCACCTCTGTATACTGCAG AGGTTTCCCTCACTGAGTTCTCCTCCGCCCACTGCGGCCCACGCTGATGTGCATTCACTTACATGTGTGGGGACTATAAGGAGGGCAGTGGCCAACACTGAGCAAGAGCTGCAGTCAGTTTTGAAACAGCTTTCCTTCCAAG AGCATGAGAAAATGCAGAATTATGCAG TTGATATTCATCTGGACCCCAGAACTGCAAATCCTTGGCTTGTTCTGTCGGAGGATTTGCAACAAGTCTCAGATGGAGAAGTTGAGCAGAAACTGCTGGACCTTGTGGAACGCTTTGATACAGCACCATGTGTGCTTGCCACCACA GGCTTCACCACAGGGAGGCACTACTGGGAGGTTGACGTTGGTGAGAAGACAGCGTGGGACTTGGGTGTGGCTCGAGAGTCGGTCAACAGGAAGGGTCTGGTCACACTGTGCCCGGAAGAAGGTTATTGGGCTATTTGCTTGAGGAGTGGTCATGAATACCGGGCATGTGCTTCACAGGCAGAGCTACTGTGTCTCTCAGAGAGGCCTCAGATTATTGGTATCTTTTTGGATTATGAAGATGGGACAGTGTCCTTCTACAATGCAAAGACCAAGTCATATATCTATTCCTTTACACAGTTTCAATTCACCGACACAATGTTTCCCTATTTTAATCCAGAAATGAGCGACCACGGCAACAACAAATCACCACTCGTCATCCGTCCTGTAAATAGCATAGATGGAGATATGGAGTTAGATAATGTTACAATATAA